One part of the Sorangiineae bacterium MSr11954 genome encodes these proteins:
- the gltX gene encoding glutamate--tRNA ligase has protein sequence MSTRVRFAPSPTGYLHIGGVRTALFNWLWARKNRGTFVLRIEDTDQERSTDASKQVIFESLSWLGLDWDEGPGVGGNYGPYEQMARLSIYKEYAERLIAAGKAFRCYCTKEDLDKAREALKAKDPKAQFRYPGTCRDRRDQPDKPYVVRFKAPEEGTLTYVDKVFGEVTTPNAAQQDFVLLRSDGVPLYNFGAVIDDHLMEIDLVARGRDHMVNTPPQILLYQALGAKVPDFAHLPMMLAPNGEKLSKRHGAVNVLEYRKEGYTPQAVLNYLVRFGWSHGDQEVFSLKGLIDAFSWEACGRADGKFDTKKFSAILFEHLKSPELLPDAEYVQRLLPFLEARGLTGLDPAKVAGALYTVRERATSLKDAADRLDFFFRDEPVFDEKAATKFLVPASAESLRAVATLLEGTPEWTEPALEQRLVQWLEERGLQMKDIAQAARVALTGRSATPGLFQVLYVLGKDVSLARLRKGAERAEAAGAKV, from the coding sequence ATGTCGACCCGCGTTCGTTTTGCTCCGTCCCCCACGGGGTATCTGCACATTGGTGGGGTTCGCACGGCCCTTTTCAACTGGCTGTGGGCCAGGAAGAATCGCGGCACCTTCGTTTTGCGCATCGAGGACACGGACCAGGAGCGCTCCACCGATGCGAGCAAGCAGGTCATCTTCGAGTCGCTCTCCTGGCTCGGGCTGGACTGGGACGAAGGCCCCGGTGTGGGCGGCAACTACGGCCCCTACGAGCAGATGGCCCGCCTCTCCATTTACAAGGAGTACGCGGAGCGGCTGATCGCGGCGGGCAAGGCGTTTCGCTGTTACTGCACCAAGGAGGACCTCGACAAAGCGCGCGAGGCGCTGAAGGCGAAGGATCCGAAGGCTCAGTTCCGCTACCCCGGAACCTGCCGCGATCGGCGCGATCAGCCCGACAAGCCTTACGTGGTGCGCTTCAAGGCCCCCGAGGAGGGCACCCTCACCTATGTCGACAAGGTGTTCGGCGAGGTCACCACCCCCAACGCGGCCCAGCAGGACTTCGTGCTCCTGCGCTCCGATGGTGTGCCGCTCTACAACTTCGGCGCGGTCATCGACGATCACCTGATGGAGATCGACCTCGTGGCCCGCGGCCGCGATCACATGGTGAACACGCCGCCGCAGATCCTCCTCTACCAAGCCTTGGGCGCCAAGGTCCCCGACTTCGCCCACCTGCCGATGATGCTCGCCCCCAACGGCGAGAAGCTCTCCAAGCGCCACGGTGCGGTGAACGTGCTCGAGTACCGCAAGGAAGGCTACACCCCGCAGGCGGTGCTCAATTACCTGGTGCGCTTCGGTTGGTCGCACGGCGATCAGGAGGTCTTCAGCTTGAAGGGCCTCATCGACGCGTTCTCGTGGGAAGCGTGCGGGCGCGCCGATGGCAAGTTCGATACGAAGAAGTTCTCGGCCATCCTCTTCGAGCACCTGAAGTCACCGGAGCTCCTCCCGGACGCGGAGTACGTGCAGCGGCTCTTGCCCTTCTTGGAGGCGCGCGGCCTCACGGGGCTCGATCCGGCCAAGGTCGCCGGCGCGCTCTACACGGTGCGCGAGCGGGCCACGAGCCTCAAGGACGCGGCCGATCGCCTCGACTTCTTCTTCCGCGACGAGCCCGTGTTCGACGAAAAAGCGGCGACCAAGTTCCTGGTGCCCGCGAGCGCGGAGAGCCTGCGCGCGGTGGCCACGCTCCTCGAGGGCACGCCCGAGTGGACCGAGCCCGCCCTGGAGCAGCGCCTCGTGCAGTGGCTCGAGGAGCGCGGCCTTCAAATGAAGGACATCGCGCAGGCGGCGCGCGTGGCGCTCACCGGTCGAAGCGCGACGCCGGGCCTCTTCCAAGTCCTCTATGTGCTCGGCAAGGACGTCTCGCTCGCGCGCCTGCGCAAAGGCGCAGAGCGCGCCGAGGCCGCCGGCGCCAAGGTCTGA
- a CDS encoding CPBP family intramembrane metalloprotease gives MLLASFRPHSVDALAASGTSTLARVAHVFFPVPALLVVLPLIWLFFRKTWRELDIEAHEHRGRMLELGLTDLRPFIALPLCAVILTMQDYYGGRFFFEEVIRPFLTDYELTHPGAFKLAKYDELYGFAWWVTARVLGYVVVPFVVWKIAFRQDSLLDFGLRTRGFFKHAWIYGLFLLVVLPAMWIVSRQPDFGNYYPFYKLSSRSWCDFLLWEAMYIAQFFALEVFFRGFWLRSLSRSFGSGAIFAMAVPYCMIHFGKPYLEANGAIVAGIALGSLSMKTKSIYQGFLVHVTVAVLMDWLALSHRHALPTQFWAPG, from the coding sequence TTGCTCCTCGCGTCGTTTCGCCCGCATAGCGTCGACGCCCTCGCCGCCTCGGGGACCAGCACCTTGGCGCGGGTGGCGCACGTCTTCTTCCCGGTCCCCGCGCTCCTCGTCGTACTGCCGCTCATCTGGCTCTTCTTTCGAAAGACGTGGCGGGAGCTCGACATCGAGGCGCACGAGCACCGCGGGCGGATGCTGGAGCTCGGCCTGACCGATCTCCGCCCCTTCATCGCGCTGCCCCTATGCGCGGTCATCTTGACCATGCAGGACTACTACGGCGGCCGCTTCTTCTTCGAAGAGGTGATCCGTCCGTTCCTGACCGACTACGAGCTGACGCACCCCGGGGCGTTCAAGCTGGCCAAGTACGACGAGCTCTATGGCTTTGCCTGGTGGGTGACGGCGCGCGTGCTCGGCTATGTGGTGGTGCCGTTCGTGGTGTGGAAGATCGCCTTCCGCCAGGACTCGCTCCTCGACTTCGGGCTGCGCACGCGCGGCTTCTTCAAGCACGCGTGGATCTACGGGCTCTTTCTGTTGGTGGTGCTCCCCGCCATGTGGATCGTGAGCCGCCAGCCCGACTTCGGGAACTACTACCCCTTCTACAAGCTGAGCTCACGCAGCTGGTGCGACTTCCTCTTGTGGGAGGCCATGTACATCGCGCAGTTCTTTGCGCTCGAGGTCTTCTTCCGCGGCTTCTGGCTCCGCTCCTTGAGCCGGAGCTTCGGCTCGGGCGCCATCTTCGCGATGGCCGTGCCCTACTGCATGATCCACTTCGGCAAGCCGTACCTGGAGGCCAACGGCGCCATCGTCGCGGGCATCGCGCTCGGCTCGCTCAGCATGAAGACCAAGAGCATCTACCAGGGGTTCCTGGTGCACGTGACGGTGGCCGTGCTCATGGATTGGCTGGCGCTGAGCCATCGCCACGCGCTCCCGACGCAGTTCTGGGCTCCGGGCTAG
- a CDS encoding lytic transglycosylase domain-containing protein, translated as MLAIALTGGVASADISQFTDAHGVIHITNARTASPASNGGKTATTAANATPAVNGKAALAVAPQDKNVLRFTRYDEWIRQASALYQIPEPLVRAVIKVESDYDARAISVSGARGLMQLMPNTADRLQVRDIHDPRENIFGGVRLLRILANAFNGDLELTVAAYNAGEEAVLRHRGIPPYAQTRQYVAKVTGYYRRYRATHDVVEASLGEL; from the coding sequence ATGCTGGCGATTGCGCTCACCGGCGGCGTCGCATCGGCCGACATCTCCCAGTTTACGGACGCGCACGGGGTCATTCACATCACCAACGCGCGCACCGCATCGCCCGCGAGCAACGGCGGCAAGACCGCGACGACCGCCGCAAACGCGACGCCCGCGGTGAACGGGAAGGCCGCCCTTGCCGTCGCGCCGCAGGACAAGAACGTGCTCCGCTTTACGCGCTACGACGAGTGGATTCGTCAGGCGTCGGCGCTGTACCAGATCCCGGAGCCGTTGGTGCGCGCGGTCATCAAGGTGGAGAGCGACTACGATGCGCGCGCGATCAGCGTCTCCGGTGCGCGCGGATTGATGCAGCTGATGCCCAACACCGCCGACCGCCTGCAGGTGCGGGACATTCACGATCCGCGGGAAAACATCTTCGGTGGGGTTCGCTTGCTGCGCATCCTGGCCAACGCCTTCAATGGCGATCTCGAGCTTACCGTGGCCGCCTACAACGCAGGCGAGGAGGCGGTGTTGCGGCATCGCGGCATCCCTCCTTATGCACAAACACGTCAGTACGTGGCCAAGGTCACGGGCTATTACCGTCGGTACCGCGCCACGCACGACGTCGTCGAAGCGAGCTTGGGTGAGCTCTAG
- a CDS encoding formylglycine-generating enzyme family protein codes for MSRTSRSLQFFVIAWMGFGLAYAPACGSPTVKPSDNLEGGSGTNISNQDSGTGKDEVPGIPPTCSDADPAKMEPNPMVEIPEGTFTMGCNAAVDQECKPDEAPAHTVHVNAFTLDKYEVTLAQYLKCVKDAKCTFPKCVWDPCTNPDHPMACIVFGQAQSYCKWADKRLATEAEWEYAARGTDGRKYPWGNEPLDCTRANFLECGGGPQPVGSRPKGASPFGLFDMAGNAVEFTSDLYGDNYYSVSPNDNPRGPATGEAYVGRGGGFLSEGVWQRSSSRDFYEPWYSRVSMGFRCAK; via the coding sequence ATGTCGCGCACAAGTCGCAGCTTGCAATTCTTCGTGATCGCTTGGATGGGGTTCGGGCTCGCGTACGCGCCGGCCTGCGGCAGTCCCACGGTGAAGCCCTCCGACAACCTGGAGGGCGGCAGCGGAACGAACATCAGCAACCAGGACAGCGGCACCGGCAAAGACGAGGTGCCGGGGATCCCGCCGACCTGCAGCGACGCCGATCCGGCCAAGATGGAGCCGAACCCGATGGTCGAGATCCCGGAGGGCACCTTCACCATGGGGTGCAACGCCGCCGTCGACCAAGAGTGCAAGCCGGACGAAGCCCCCGCGCACACGGTTCACGTCAACGCGTTCACCCTCGACAAGTACGAGGTGACGCTCGCGCAGTACTTGAAGTGCGTAAAAGATGCAAAGTGCACGTTTCCCAAGTGCGTGTGGGATCCGTGCACGAACCCGGACCATCCGATGGCGTGCATCGTCTTTGGACAAGCGCAGTCCTATTGCAAATGGGCGGACAAGCGCTTGGCGACCGAGGCCGAGTGGGAGTACGCCGCGCGCGGCACCGACGGGCGCAAGTACCCGTGGGGCAACGAGCCGCTCGATTGCACCCGCGCGAATTTTTTGGAGTGTGGCGGCGGCCCGCAGCCGGTGGGAAGCCGTCCGAAGGGGGCGAGCCCGTTCGGGCTCTTCGACATGGCGGGGAACGCAGTGGAGTTCACATCGGATCTGTACGGGGACAACTATTACAGCGTCTCGCCCAACGACAACCCGCGCGGCCCGGCCACGGGCGAGGCGTACGTCGGGCGCGGTGGTGGGTTCTTGAGCGAGGGGGTCTGGCAGCGCTCGTCGTCGCGTGACTTCTACGAGCCCTGGTACTCGCGCGTGAGCATGGGATTCCGTTGCGCAAAGTGA
- a CDS encoding ATP-dependent DNA ligase, with product MKRLAAALEVARTTRSRIGKEQALAAAFRSIASPDTPDASDSSPAESSPATDLAMRGLATAARLATGLTLPVGDGRSLGVGGSLMTELAVQRTGEPPDVLWTLARRTGDLGEAFGELVERQEGAADRPGVPLHEVAELFDALAATGVRAQKLALLEHVFARATPLETKYLAKVILGSLRVGALGGVTEAAIARAFGVALDDVRRAMALATDPGVVVVLAKEHRLHEARFELGRPVAYMLATPLENVAQPIDPGAYVLEDKLDGVRAQLHKSGETIALFARGLDRVTTAFPEVVEAFRAIPTDVVLDGELVAMTPDFRPRPFQALQARLRRLAPTAAMIEKTPVTFVAFDVLYEGSSELLSATWLERRAALDRFTAAHGPRAGFMVNPTVRLRADEPLPEQLDRAFDEARGRGHEGLVLKKLDAPYEAGRRGQAWIKVKRAFATLDVVITAAEEGHGKRAGVLSDYTFGVWKDDALVNVGKAYSGLTDVEIDQMTQRLQALTVEQHGGLRLVRPEIVLEVAFDGIQRSTRHASGFALRFPRIVRIRDDKLPDLADRLEAVQALFAAQVETGHREEPSDPPPAEPPAAPAPRAPRRKKSKASPNQLSLFGTPGEVGASRSAASRSDGLRPDGSGEADASDPPDGSDEPK from the coding sequence ATGAAACGTTTGGCGGCTGCGCTCGAAGTGGCACGGACGACGCGCTCGCGCATCGGCAAGGAGCAGGCGCTCGCCGCGGCGTTTCGGTCCATCGCGTCGCCCGACACGCCAGACGCGTCGGACTCGTCGCCCGCGGAGTCGTCGCCCGCGACGGACCTGGCGATGCGCGGGCTCGCCACGGCGGCGCGGCTCGCGACGGGGCTCACGTTGCCCGTGGGCGATGGGCGCTCGCTCGGCGTGGGCGGATCGCTCATGACGGAGCTGGCCGTGCAGCGCACGGGCGAGCCGCCCGACGTGCTCTGGACCTTGGCCCGCCGCACCGGCGATCTCGGGGAGGCCTTCGGCGAGCTGGTCGAACGGCAAGAAGGGGCGGCCGATCGCCCTGGCGTACCGCTGCACGAGGTGGCGGAGCTCTTCGATGCGCTCGCCGCGACGGGCGTGCGCGCCCAGAAGCTCGCGCTGCTCGAGCACGTGTTCGCGCGCGCGACCCCGCTCGAAACGAAGTACCTGGCGAAGGTGATCCTCGGCTCCTTGCGCGTAGGGGCGCTGGGCGGTGTGACGGAGGCGGCCATCGCGCGCGCCTTCGGCGTCGCGCTCGACGACGTGCGCCGGGCGATGGCGCTGGCCACCGATCCGGGCGTGGTGGTGGTCCTGGCGAAGGAGCACCGCCTGCACGAGGCGCGCTTCGAGCTGGGGCGCCCCGTCGCGTACATGTTGGCCACGCCGCTGGAGAACGTGGCGCAGCCCATCGATCCGGGCGCGTACGTCCTCGAGGACAAGCTCGACGGCGTGCGCGCCCAGCTCCACAAATCCGGCGAGACCATCGCGCTGTTCGCGCGCGGCTTGGACCGCGTGACCACCGCATTCCCCGAGGTGGTGGAGGCGTTTCGCGCGATCCCCACCGACGTGGTGCTCGACGGCGAGCTCGTGGCGATGACCCCCGACTTCCGCCCGCGCCCCTTTCAGGCGCTGCAAGCCCGCCTCCGTCGCCTGGCCCCCACCGCCGCCATGATCGAGAAGACGCCGGTGACCTTCGTCGCCTTCGACGTGTTGTACGAGGGCAGCTCCGAGCTCCTGTCCGCCACCTGGCTCGAGCGCCGCGCTGCGCTGGATCGATTCACCGCCGCGCACGGCCCGCGCGCGGGGTTCATGGTCAACCCCACCGTACGCCTCCGCGCGGACGAACCGTTGCCCGAGCAACTGGATCGCGCCTTCGACGAGGCGCGCGGTCGCGGTCACGAGGGCCTGGTGCTGAAGAAGCTCGACGCGCCGTACGAGGCAGGGCGCCGCGGGCAAGCGTGGATCAAGGTGAAGCGCGCCTTCGCCACCCTCGATGTGGTCATCACGGCGGCGGAGGAGGGGCACGGCAAGCGCGCCGGTGTTCTGTCCGACTACACCTTTGGCGTGTGGAAGGACGATGCGCTCGTGAACGTGGGAAAGGCGTACAGCGGTCTCACGGATGTCGAGATCGATCAGATGACGCAGCGCCTGCAAGCGCTCACGGTCGAGCAGCATGGTGGCCTCCGGTTGGTGCGCCCCGAGATCGTCCTCGAGGTCGCTTTTGACGGCATCCAGCGCTCGACGCGCCACGCCAGCGGCTTTGCGTTGCGCTTTCCACGCATCGTCCGCATCCGCGACGACAAGCTGCCCGACCTCGCCGATCGCTTGGAGGCCGTCCAGGCGCTGTTCGCTGCTCAGGTCGAGACGGGCCACCGCGAAGAGCCGAGCGATCCACCGCCCGCCGAGCCCCCGGCCGCTCCCGCGCCCCGCGCGCCGCGACGCAAGAAGTCGAAGGCGTCACCCAACCAGCTCTCGCTTTTCGGGACACCTGGCGAGGTCGGCGCTTCCCGCTCGGCCGCCTCCCGCTCCGACGGCCTCCGCCCCGACGGCTCCGGCGAGGCCGACGCCTCCGACCCTCCCGACGGCTCCGACGAGCCGAAGTGA
- a CDS encoding beta-ketoacyl-ACP synthase III — MRTAITGTGLFTPPQSISNEELVASFNAYVEAENTKNRDRIERGEVKKLETSSADFIVQASGIRSRYVMDREGILDPLVMAPRIAERPNDAHSIQCEMSLAAAEGALAQAGVKAEELDGVIVACSNLQRAYPAVSVEVQAALHARGFAFDMNVACSSATFGINVARDLVAAGSARRVLVVSPEICTGHLNFRDRESHFIFGDACTAVVVESLEGHSSPEAYEILGTRLSTRYSNAIRNNSGFLNRAAPEHRDDADKLFVQQGRKVFKEVSPLVADLIAGHLDSLGIAPDRVRRMWLHQANATMNQWIARKVLGRDATATEAPSVLEDYANTSSCGSIITFHKHRSGLERDDVGLICSFGAGYSIGSVLVRKVS; from the coding sequence ATGCGCACCGCGATCACCGGAACGGGTCTCTTCACGCCGCCTCAATCGATCTCCAACGAGGAGCTCGTGGCTTCCTTCAACGCCTATGTCGAGGCCGAGAACACGAAGAACCGCGATCGCATCGAGCGCGGCGAGGTGAAGAAGCTCGAGACCTCGAGCGCCGACTTCATCGTGCAAGCGTCGGGCATCCGCAGCCGCTATGTGATGGATCGCGAGGGCATCCTCGATCCGCTGGTGATGGCCCCGCGCATCGCCGAGCGCCCCAACGACGCGCACTCGATCCAGTGCGAGATGTCCCTCGCGGCCGCGGAGGGCGCGCTCGCGCAAGCGGGGGTGAAGGCCGAGGAGCTCGACGGCGTTATCGTGGCGTGCTCGAACCTGCAGCGTGCGTATCCTGCGGTCTCCGTCGAGGTGCAGGCCGCGCTTCACGCGCGCGGCTTTGCGTTCGATATGAATGTCGCGTGCTCGTCGGCCACCTTCGGCATCAATGTGGCGCGCGATCTGGTGGCCGCCGGAAGCGCGCGGCGCGTCCTGGTGGTGAGCCCCGAGATCTGCACGGGGCACCTCAACTTCCGCGACCGCGAGAGCCACTTCATCTTCGGCGACGCGTGCACCGCGGTGGTGGTGGAGTCGCTCGAAGGGCATAGCTCCCCCGAGGCGTACGAGATCCTCGGCACGCGGCTCTCGACCCGCTACTCCAACGCCATCCGCAACAACTCGGGCTTCCTGAACCGTGCGGCGCCCGAGCACCGCGACGACGCGGACAAGCTCTTCGTGCAGCAAGGCCGCAAGGTCTTCAAAGAGGTCTCGCCGCTGGTGGCGGACCTGATCGCAGGGCACCTCGATAGCCTCGGCATCGCGCCCGATCGCGTGCGCCGCATGTGGCTCCACCAGGCCAATGCCACCATGAACCAATGGATCGCGCGCAAGGTGCTCGGCCGCGATGCCACCGCGACCGAAGCTCCCTCGGTGCTCGAGGACTACGCCAATACGAGCTCGTGCGGATCGATCATCACCTTTCATAAGCACCGCAGTGGTCTCGAGCGCGACGATGTGGGGCTCATCTGCTCGTTTGGCGCCGGCTATTCGATTGGTAGTGTCCTTGTCCGCAAGGTGAGCTGA
- a CDS encoding DUF1328 domain-containing protein — MLHWAAVFFVVALVAAILGFGGLASGAAGIAKIVFVAFLALSILSVLMGRKRVV, encoded by the coding sequence ATGTTGCATTGGGCTGCGGTCTTTTTCGTCGTTGCGCTCGTGGCCGCCATTTTGGGATTTGGCGGGTTGGCATCGGGGGCCGCGGGGATCGCGAAAATCGTATTCGTTGCGTTCCTCGCGCTGTCGATTCTCTCGGTCTTGATGGGCCGCAAGCGCGTTGTTTAG
- a CDS encoding ATP-dependent DNA ligase, with amino-acid sequence MENTGSVSGIVPAVGTTVEEPPPRLEPSAAPESGPRGGSAGAMGDEPIPRIPLDRSEAMLELSGHRVRLTNLQKIFFPPGRITKGALLQYYLDIAPVLLPHTEQRAMVMKRYPNGMSGKFFFMKRAPAPRPKWIRTCPIEHTGAGVLECPIVGDLASLAWMINLGCIDLNPWYAREGDIERPDYFHFELDPGEATFERTCEVALVLHETLSSMGMPNYVKTSGYKGLHVFVPIVRGPLQQEVWAFARDLARELAERHPKSITAESRAAKRPPGRVLIDYEQNVYGRTLASVYSVRPTPRATVSTPVTWAEVADGISMEAFRLENVPSRVRKLGDLWAPLAPSAGERFDLAQTLPPQYVPAHSMPVPKGDAPSDEEGPGPTAFPPEDLSYRRAAF; translated from the coding sequence ATGGAAAATACAGGGTCAGTCAGCGGGATCGTCCCCGCCGTAGGAACGACGGTGGAGGAACCGCCGCCCCGTTTGGAGCCTTCGGCCGCACCCGAATCGGGGCCGCGCGGCGGCAGCGCCGGTGCGATGGGCGATGAACCGATCCCGCGCATTCCCCTCGATCGAAGTGAAGCGATGCTGGAGCTCTCCGGCCATCGCGTGCGCCTGACCAACCTGCAGAAGATCTTCTTTCCTCCGGGGCGCATCACGAAAGGAGCGCTGCTCCAATACTATTTGGATATCGCACCGGTTTTGCTCCCGCACACGGAGCAAAGAGCCATGGTGATGAAGCGATATCCCAATGGCATGAGCGGCAAGTTCTTTTTCATGAAGCGAGCGCCGGCGCCTCGTCCCAAATGGATCCGAACCTGTCCGATCGAGCACACTGGGGCGGGCGTGCTCGAGTGCCCCATCGTGGGCGATCTGGCGTCGCTGGCGTGGATGATCAACCTGGGTTGCATCGACCTCAATCCGTGGTACGCGCGTGAAGGCGACATCGAGAGGCCGGATTACTTCCACTTCGAGCTCGATCCCGGTGAGGCCACCTTCGAGCGCACGTGCGAGGTCGCGCTCGTTCTGCACGAGACGCTCTCGTCGATGGGCATGCCCAACTACGTGAAGACCAGCGGCTACAAAGGGCTGCACGTCTTCGTGCCCATCGTGCGCGGTCCGCTCCAGCAAGAGGTGTGGGCCTTCGCCCGCGATCTCGCCCGCGAGCTGGCGGAGCGGCACCCCAAGAGCATCACGGCGGAGTCCCGTGCGGCCAAGAGGCCACCGGGGCGCGTGCTCATCGACTACGAACAAAACGTGTACGGACGGACCCTCGCCTCCGTGTACTCCGTGCGCCCCACGCCGCGCGCCACCGTCTCCACGCCCGTGACATGGGCCGAGGTGGCGGACGGCATCTCCATGGAGGCCTTTCGCCTGGAGAACGTCCCGTCGCGCGTGCGCAAGCTGGGCGATCTCTGGGCGCCGCTCGCGCCATCGGCCGGGGAGAGGTTCGATCTCGCGCAGACCTTGCCGCCGCAGTACGTGCCGGCGCACTCCATGCCGGTGCCGAAGGGCGATGCGCCCAGCGACGAGGAAGGCCCGGGCCCTACGGCGTTTCCGCCGGAGGACCTTTCGTATCGGCGAGCAGCGTTCTGA
- a CDS encoding response regulator produces the protein MTKADISPLVLLVDDYEDSRYIYVHALTAAGYRVEEAEDGQQGLDKAFHEIPDLVVMDLSLPVLDGWEAIRRLRQDERTRRIPIVALTGHADVDGDDNPGFDALLVKPCSPDTLTEQVRTLLADTKGPPAETP, from the coding sequence GTGACGAAGGCTGATATCTCCCCCCTCGTGCTCCTCGTCGATGACTACGAAGATAGCCGGTACATCTATGTGCATGCGCTCACGGCCGCGGGCTATCGGGTCGAGGAAGCGGAAGACGGGCAGCAAGGGCTCGACAAGGCGTTCCACGAGATCCCCGATCTGGTGGTGATGGATCTGTCGCTCCCCGTGCTCGACGGCTGGGAGGCCATTCGCCGGCTCCGCCAAGACGAGCGCACGCGCCGCATCCCCATCGTCGCCCTCACCGGCCACGCGGACGTGGACGGCGACGACAACCCGGGCTTCGATGCGCTGCTCGTCAAACCTTGCTCGCCCGACACCTTGACCGAGCAGGTCAGAACGCTGCTCGCCGATACGAAAGGTCCTCCGGCGGAAACGCCGTAG
- a CDS encoding cytochrome ubiquinol oxidase subunit I: MIKHHWGWSGTPFDRRIQAMDALTAARAQMEVSLGFHMIFAALGIALPGFMCVAEALYLRTGCPHYLALAKRWSKATSLLFAIGAVSGTALSFELGLLWPRFMEFSGGIIGSAFALEGYAFFVEAIFIGLYLYGWDRISPRAHWFSGLAVVLSGTASGVLVMAANAWMQAPRGFDLVDGRPMNIDPWGPFKSPEWIPMSIHMTLAAYAAVAFAVAGVYALGMLKGRRDPEHTSALHVAMVIGAITALLQVPSGDIAARVSAAHQPAKLAAMEAHYETRREAPLVLGGIPDDASETVRYGVEIPYGLSLLVGHDPQTEVPGLDRVPRDQRPPTAIVHLAFDLMVGSGMALLAVSAIYWLVRWRGRRTQSAAPAEPVGRAAPRWLLVALVAASPLGFLAIEAGWVVSEVGRQPWVIYGVMRTREAVTPAPGVALTFFLFVILYAALGATLVFFLRRMARRTALAASPGAAPPRAGANETNEMKEAPHGA, encoded by the coding sequence ATGATAAAGCATCACTGGGGCTGGTCGGGGACGCCATTCGACCGCAGAATCCAGGCGATGGATGCGCTCACCGCGGCACGGGCGCAGATGGAAGTTTCACTCGGCTTCCATATGATTTTCGCGGCGCTGGGCATTGCGCTCCCGGGCTTCATGTGCGTGGCCGAGGCACTCTATCTACGGACCGGCTGTCCCCATTATCTCGCGCTCGCGAAGCGATGGTCGAAGGCAACATCGCTTCTCTTTGCGATCGGCGCCGTGTCCGGCACGGCGCTGTCGTTCGAGCTGGGGCTTTTGTGGCCCCGCTTCATGGAGTTCTCGGGCGGAATCATCGGCTCGGCTTTTGCGCTCGAGGGCTACGCGTTCTTCGTCGAGGCCATCTTCATCGGGCTCTACCTATACGGGTGGGACCGCATTTCACCCCGCGCGCACTGGTTCTCCGGCCTGGCCGTCGTGCTCAGCGGGACCGCCTCCGGCGTGCTGGTCATGGCCGCCAACGCCTGGATGCAAGCTCCGCGCGGCTTCGACCTGGTCGATGGTCGCCCGATGAACATCGATCCATGGGGCCCGTTCAAGAGCCCCGAGTGGATTCCGATGTCGATTCACATGACCCTCGCGGCCTACGCGGCGGTCGCCTTTGCCGTCGCCGGCGTTTACGCGCTCGGGATGTTGAAAGGGCGCCGCGATCCCGAGCACACCTCGGCGCTGCACGTGGCGATGGTCATCGGGGCCATCACGGCGCTGCTCCAGGTGCCGAGCGGGGACATCGCCGCGCGGGTGAGCGCCGCCCATCAACCGGCGAAGCTGGCGGCCATGGAGGCCCACTACGAGACGCGCCGCGAGGCGCCGCTCGTGCTCGGCGGCATCCCCGACGACGCATCGGAGACGGTGCGCTACGGGGTCGAGATCCCTTACGGCTTGAGTCTTCTGGTGGGCCACGATCCGCAGACCGAGGTCCCGGGGCTCGATCGGGTCCCGCGCGATCAGCGTCCGCCCACCGCCATCGTGCACCTGGCGTTCGATCTCATGGTGGGCTCCGGCATGGCGCTCCTGGCGGTGAGCGCCATCTATTGGCTCGTGCGCTGGCGCGGCCGGCGCACGCAGAGCGCTGCGCCGGCCGAGCCCGTGGGGCGGGCGGCGCCGCGATGGCTCTTGGTGGCGTTGGTCGCCGCCAGCCCGCTCGGGTTTCTCGCCATCGAGGCCGGCTGGGTGGTGAGCGAAGTGGGGCGCCAGCCGTGGGTGATTTACGGCGTGATGCGCACGCGTGAAGCGGTGACCCCCGCGCCAGGGGTGGCGCTCACCTTCTTCCTCTTCGTGATCCTCTATGCGGCCCTCGGCGCGACCTTGGTCTTCTTCCTACGGCGCATGGCCCGGCGCACGGCGCTCGCTGCGTCGCCGGGCGCCGCGCCTCCGCGCGCGGGCGCGAACGAGACGAACGAGATGAAGGAGGCGCCGCATGGTGCGTGA